The stretch of DNA ATTATAAAGAGATTTCCAATTCTCGTCAGCATAGCCAATAAAAAAAAGATTAATTGATTTTTGATTAATACCCCTTTTTGATAAATATTGTTTAGGAACTAAATTTTCCATCATCTTTTTGTAGTAAAACTTTGCAACAAATTTATTCATTTCATAATATTTATCAAGACTTTTTTTATTATTAGCATTAAAATAGTTATCATATTCCAGTACAACTCCAAATTTTTCAGCTAATTTTTTTAAAGTACTAACATAATCTAATGACTCCATTTCCATAACAAATGAAATACTGTCTCCATGTTTACCGCATCCGAAGCAATGGAAAGTATCTGTTTCAGGATAAAGAAAAAAAGAAGGAGTTTTTTCACTATGAAAAGGACAATTCCCCATAAAATATCTTCCACTTTTTTTTAGGGATACATAATCACTAACAACTGAAACAATATCCGCTTTTTCTTTAATTTCTTCAATTTTTTCTTTCTTTATATAGGACATTTTTCATCACCTTATGTTAAAACTGTTTAATTTATATATGTTAAAATTTAAGCATAATGCATTTATCATTATTCCAAGAATTCTTGAAAAATCCACATTAATATTATCCAAATCTAAATTTTCAAAGTTCTTTGAATTATATAATGAATAAATACAATCATATTCACATTTATCTAATACATAATTATATTTATAATTAAACTTTAAGTTTGAATTTACAACTAATTCAGATATATCAAAGTTAAAATTCTTCATATTTTTACAATTATCAAATAGTATATGATAACCATTAAAAAGTAAATATTTAATTATAAAATAGGCTAACAATATTTTGTAATCTGATTTTTGAATACTCAACACTTCTTTTATTAGGTTATAAATCTCCAGATTTTTAAGTTCTTGCACACTAGTTTTTAAAATTATCTCTGAAAGAATATTCAAAAATAAAATATGTTCTTTAGATTTAAACGGAATAAATTCTTCAAGTTCATATTCATTACAATAAAAAAAATCATTTCTGTAATTTAATTTAAAATTATAATTAGAATACAGAGAAAAATAAATTTCAATATTTTTAGTGTAAATTGAAATAAGTCCAAACTCATCAGTATATACTTTGAATATTTTTCCTTTATTTAAATATATATTTTCTGAAACAATATATCCATTTATATTATTATAAATATTATTTTCTAAAATATCCAAACTCTTTCACCTTAATTGATTTATTCCTCCAGTCATCATCTATTTTAACAAATAACTTCAAATTGACTTTTGAATCTAAAAATTTTTCTATATCTAACCTAGCAGATTTTCCTAATTTCAAAATCATATCACCATTTTTTCCGATTACAATGCCTTTATGTGATTTTTTTTCAACACAAATAATTGCATCTATATCTACAATTGGTTTATTTTTTCTAACTGAAAATTTTTCAATTAATACATTAATTCCATGAGGAATTTCATCTCTTAGCAAATTTAAAGTTTTTTCCCTTATTATCTCACTGACAATCTCTCTTTCGGTTTGATCCGTAATCATATCATCTGAGTAATACTTAGGTCCATAAGGTAAAAAAGATTTTATACAATCTATCAAATTATATACATTAGTCCCTTCAGATGCGGATATAGGTATAATTTTTTCAAACAATTCCATACCTTCATACTTTGAAACAAGTTTAGAAAGCTCTTCAGAATTCAATGTATCAATTTTATTAATAACACAGATTTTTGGAAGATTTATCTTTCTCAAGATATCAATTATCAAATTATCTAATTCTCCAA from Parvimonas micra encodes:
- the era gene encoding GTPase Era, giving the protein MDNIKSGFVTIVGRSNVGKSTLLNRIIGEKISIISSKPQTTRANLKLIYNSLDSQIVFLDTPGIQNPKNKLGEFMLKESRSSLRDVDLILYMVDVNFEIGELDNLIIDILRKINLPKICVINKIDTLNSEELSKLVSKYEGMELFEKIIPISASEGTNVYNLIDCIKSFLPYGPKYYSDDMITDQTEREIVSEIIREKTLNLLRDEIPHGINVLIEKFSVRKNKPIVDIDAIICVEKKSHKGIVIGKNGDMILKLGKSARLDIEKFLDSKVNLKLFVKIDDDWRNKSIKVKEFGYFRK